The genome window TTCTCTGGATTGAAATATAATTCTTTAATTGCATTGGCAAGTGCCTGGGGATCTTCGGGCGGAACCACAATCCCCCCTCCACTAGCTTTAATTGCCTTAGCAGCAGTCCCCGTGGCTGGAACAGAAGCGATAATTGCTCGACCACTAGCTAACAACACTTGGATTTTAGAAGGCATATTAAAAGCAATTACGTTGCGCTTTTGCACCACTAAACCAATATCCGCCGCCGCTAACATTTCTGGTAGTCGAGGGCGGGGTTGAAAAGGTAAAAGTAAGACATTATCCGCACCACATCGCTTACACCGTCGTTCCAGTCTGGCTAAAGCTTTTTCCTCGCCAACAATCACAAATTCGATCTTTTCGAGATCTCGTAACTGACTAGCTGCTTCAATAACAGTTTCTAAACCTTGAGTCAGGGCAATATTTCCTGAATACATAATGACAAACTTACCTTCTAGGTAATGTTCTTGACGAAAGGTATTGTTTTCCTCCGGTAAGGGTTTAATAAAGTTAACATTTACCCAGTTAGGAATCAGCGTAATTTTCTCTGCGGGAACTTTTTTCATCAGGAGATTATCCACAAAACCTTCAGAAATCACGCTGATTTTTGTAGCAATGCGATAGGCAAATTTTTCTAAACCTTCAAAAATGCGAATTAGTTTTTTGTTTGTCAGTAGTCCCACATGAACAGCAGCATCGGGAAGAATATCCTGAAGATTTAAAACTACTGGAACCTGATACAACCATCCCAACACTGCCGCAGGTACGCCCACTGGTAGTCCCGGTACTGTCAGCAGAATTACATCTGGACGAGGACCAAAGAGTGCTTGGATAAAGCTAAGAATCACAAAACTAATTTCAAATAAGGCTCGATTGCGAAAATTTCTTTGCGGACTAGCCCTCACGTAACAGCGCTGTACTTTAACGCCATTAAGTTGTTCGGTGAGATACAATTTGCCTTTGTATTCATCATAAATTTCGCTGTTTGGATACCAAGGCATAGCGGTGACTACTCGCACTTGATGACCCCGTTTGACTAAACCTTCTGCTAGTTCCGTCATTAACGGGGCAATACCGATTGGTTCTGGGTAGTAGTTGTAGGAATAAATGAGGATGCGCATACTACAGTCTAGGTCGATTTGTTGATTTTTGGTCAGCAAGAATAGTCACCCGATTACAGGGTACCCACACTGTTGCAAGACGATCGCATTGGTGAAAGTAAAATTTGGCATTCTTTAACAACTTATAAAGATTAGTTAGATTTTTGGGTTTTAGCTTTCTGTTGACTTATACTTGCCCCAGAACTAGAGATCGGGTAATTTATTCTCCCTAACAATAAAAAACCTGTCTGTTGGGATAGGGAACTTTTCTGGTTACAAGTCAAAATTAAAAGCATTGGTGATGACAATTAGTATGTTTATGAAGTTCTTTAAACGTTTGCCAAAAATTTTTGCTCCTTTATTGCTAGCTGCCTTGCTATTATTTACTGCTTGTGCTAGCGAACCTCCTTCTCGTTTCGATCGAGCTCAACAAGAAAGCACTCAACGGGGTGCTAGTTCTGTTTCTCAAGAATCGGTAGCTGGCGGTCAATTTAACAAGTTTTTCCCGAAAGCTGCGGGAGGTTACGATCTGGTTTACACCCAAGAGAAAAAAGGTTTTGCCGAAGCGAAACTGAAACGCGATGGTCAGGAAGTGGCAGTGTTATCAATTTCTGATACTGTTAATAATCCTAGTGCTACCAACAAGTTTGAGAATAGCAATCAGACAATCGCTGGCTATCCAGCAGCTAGTCAAGGAAGTACGGGTACTGCGATTTTAGTATCCAATCGCTACCAAGTGAAAGTACAAAGCCGCGATCCAGCTTTTAGCGCTAGCGATCGCCTTGATTGGTTAACTAAATTTGACCTGAGCAGTTTGGCTCGATTGCAATAACTAACTGCTTTCATTAAAACAACCTCTTCTCAAAAAAATCATTACATACTGCGTTTAAGGAGTAATTCAAGTGAGCGAAGCAATTTTTCGCTTGGTTGACGATCTACCAACCAATAATTTAACAGTTCGTGCTTTAAGAGCGCTCGATTTTATCGTTCCCGGTCATTGGGATAATACGGTTGGTTTTGAAAATACGATCCGTAAAGTCACGGGCGAAACTGATGAAGAACTAATTCAGCAAATCGGCGATCGCGCGATCTGGCTTTATAATGACAAATCTCAAGGTTATCAGCGAGCAATGTGGCTCTATCGCACTGTCGATCGTACTGATAAAGCTTTGGCAACTGCTGCTTTGGCTAATAAAGTTGGAGACAAAATTCCTTTAATTGGTGGGCTTCTCAATCGCGTTACGCCGAAGGCTGATAAAGCTCAATCAATCGACCTTGCTCTTAAGTTAGTGGTTGAGTTAGTTGCTTTCTGTCAAATCAATGGCATTCCTGGAGACAGTATTGGCGATTTTGTCAAGTCCTTGGGCGAATATAGTGGCGAATCTTTGATGCGAATGGCGGCTTTAGTTTGTTTTGATGGTTTAATTCCTCTCGGACCTGATTTCATTAAGCAAACACAAGCGACGATCGACCGCATTAGTCCGCGAGATTTAGAAGAGAATGCTACTTTTTCCCAAGTTAGTGATTCGATTCCTGGAGAAAATAGCTCAGGGAAATTAAACTTTATCGGTCGTAGCTTCGACTCGGTAAAAGGCTGGATGGGTGGTTTCGTAAATAATCATAATTTGACTCCGCAAAAAGTTGCCAACCAACTACAAAATTTTGTCGAATTTTCCGACGATAAGTTAGACTATTTGGCTGCTTTCCTCGACTTAAGTACCAACTACTACGAACATACAGGAACCCAAACTTTGGCTCGTCGGTTAATTGAAAGAGCGGCGGCAGAAATTTAAAGCAAAATTTTTCTAGTAGTGGGCTAAACAATTCACCCACTACTAAGTTGTTAACGGTTTGATTAACCAAGATTTTTCCGCAAAATTAGACAATTACGTCGGTTAGGCATTCGGATGTATTTAACTTTGTCCATTACTTCGTGCATAAAAATAAGTCCTCTGCCTCCCTCTTTCATCAAGGGTTCGCTATTGTCTAATTTTTGAGTGTGAAGTTGGGCTTTCAAATTGAAAGGTTTTCCCCAATCGTAAATACGGATTTCGAGATAGTTAGTCAGAATAGTTACTTCCAAATCGATCGCCGTAGTTGGAGGTAGATCGGAATGAGCGTGGAGAACCGCATTGGTAAAACCCTCAGTGAGAGCCAACTTGCACTGCCACAAACATTCTTCAGGTAAAAATGGTGCAGTAGTTTCTTCAAACCAAGATAAAACTCGGTTTAATTCCGTTATTTCAGTCTGCACCTGGAAGTGTAAATTTTGCCTCGGTTGACGATTAAGCAATAGTTGAAACCGTTGCTCGGGAATTGATTTAATAAGCACCACTATTTTTCCGAAACAAGATCAAAATTGTTTTCGCAATCAGTTTAAAGTCGTACATTAGGCTCCAATTTTGCTGATAACGGAGGTCGAGTTCGATCACATCTTCAAAATTTTTTACTTGCGATCGCCCGTTGACTTGCCACTCACCTGTCATTCCTGGCTTAACATCTAAACGTTGCCATGCGGGAACTTCATAGATATCAACTTCGTTGGGAGTTGGTGGTCTGGTACCGACCAAACTCATTTCTCCTTTAAGAACGTTCCAGAATTGAGGCAGTTCGTCGAGACTGGTACGTCTTAAGAAGCGCCCAACACGAGTAACGCGGGGATCGTTTTCGTTTTTGAAAATTGCACCACTGGCTTGATTCTTGACTTTAGCTTTCATCGCTTCGGCGTTGACGCACATCGAGCGAAATTTCCAAATTTTAAATCGCTTACCCATCCAACCGCAGCGAGTTTGTCCAAAAAAAAGTGGTCCTGGACTATCGATCTCGATGGCGATCGCGATCGGGATTAATAACACCCCGGTAATTGCTAAACCGATGATACTGCCAACAATATCTATACTTCGTTTTACCCAGGAACGTACCGAAGGATGAGTAGTGGGTAGATGCTTCTCTGATAATTTTTTGGGACTTGCGCTGGGATCTTGGACGGGGGATTTGATGGTTAAAGTCCGATCCAGTCCGGTGATCGATAAAACTGCCATCATTGGCGGATGCACGTTCTGAAGTATTAATTTTATCTCTTTTTCCCGAGCAAGTTTAAGATTACTTACTAAGGCACCAATCCCACTGCTGTCTATGAATGTGGTTTTGTTACAATCAAGAACAATTTGTTCTGGAAGTGCATCTTTCAAAAGCAGTAAATGTTGAAAGGCTTTCTTAAAGGCAACTGCTTCTAGTACCGCAATTCTGTGTGGCAGTTCCATGACCGCAGTGTCCTCAAAGAAAGTAATGGGGAAATCTACTTCTGGAGTTTGACTAATCATCAGCAACCCGCTACTTACTCTGGCTCATTTCCTATCCTGACCTATATTTGGTCTCAATCTCACCTACTTCATCAAAACTTTTCACTAATTTACTAATTTAAAGGTACTTTATTTTACCTATGACTGAGTTAACTGAGCAAAAGGCTCGACTGGTAGAACTTTTCAGTGCAATTCAAGGTGAAGGATTCAATGTTGGTTCGCGGCAAATTTTTATCCGTTTTGCTGTCTGCGACTTGCGCTGTCACTTTTGTGATAGTGCTAATACTTGGAGCGTTCCTTCTACTTGTCGGATTGAGAAAACCCCTGGACTGCGCGATTTTGAAATTCACTCTAACCCAGTGAAGCTACTAACGTTACTCAATTGGGTCGAAAGACAAAATTTACCTCGATTGCATGACAGTGTTAGTCTTACTGGGGGCGAACCGCTTTTACACGCTCGCTTTTTGCAGGAGTTTCTGCCGAAGCTCAAAGATGTTACTCAACTATCAGTTTATTTGGAAACTGGCGGTCATCGCTCACAAGAGTTATCTTTAGTTTTGCCCTACTTAAATTCCGTGGGTATGGATATTAAACTACCAAGTGTGAGTGGAGAAGAACATTGGCAAAGTCACCGCTTGTTTTTGCAACGGTGTTTTGATGCTTCGGTGCAGGTTTTTGTGAAGTTAATTATTTCCGATCGCACTAATCCGGATGAGTTAATTCAGGCGGCAGAACTAGTGGCTGCGGTTAGTCCGGAAATTCCGGTGTTTTTGCAGCCAGTAACTTCTTTGCAAGTACCTTTGGCAGCCGGGGCGGTACTTCCTCCTTCTCCAGAGCAAGTTCTGGCTTGGCAAAAGTTAATGAAAAACTTGCTCTTGTCGGTACGGGTAGTGCCACAAACCCATAAATATCTGGCTCAACTTTGAGTTCTGCCTTCTTTTTGTGCTTTCATTTGGGCTTTGGCTTTGGCGGCGCTACGTCGCAAGGCTTGCAGTCTGGCTTCGTATTTTTTCCGTTGCCGACGACCGGGGGTTTGCTCGATTAGGGTTTTTAAGGCGCTGCCAAGGCTCTTATAGGCGTTAGGGAGAGTGTAATTAAAGCGGGTTGCTAGGGCGATCGCTTTTTCGTCTGCTTCGATGGCTTCTTGTAAGGTTCTCTCTCCGTTATTTTTCTGCCAGAGTCGGTAGCCGGAAATGCCGCATAAGGCTAGGGCTAACAAGAGTAACAGTCCGTCTTGTACCCAGAGTTCGCCGACTGCGCCGCCTAATCCGATGGCTAAGGCTGCCATCTCCCATCCTTCTCTGGGAATCGTATCGTTTTGAATCCGGGCAACTTCGTGCCAAAATACGAGGTTGCGCTGGTCAATGGCAAGGTTTTCCCATTTGGCAAGGTCGATTTGGATTTCCACCTCGTCTCTGCCGATTTCTTCACAGCGAATTAAGGGTGGGTTGATTTCTGTGGTTGCTTCTACCATGACCCAACTTTGCAATTCCGGCGGTAATAAGGTTTTTAAGCGCCGGAGTTCGCTCATTTCGGCTCTAGCAGAATAGGTTGCATAAGATGTCATAAATCTGTCTTGTACTTCCTCAAACAAACATGAATATTATTTAGTATCTTAGCGGTCTGGATCGACACAGACACGCCTTTTCTTGACTTTAGCAATGATTTGTGGTTTTGAGGTGGTCTGCTTTTCCCTACCTGGTTTTCTTGTTTGGTGAAATTAGGTTATTTTGGCTGAATAGGTTGAATATTTAAGAGCATTTCCAGTTTATCGGCTCGATTGACTCTTTTTCAACTTTTCCTGCTTGGATTTAGTCGAGATTGGCAAATCAAAGTTATTGGCAACCTTGACAATTTTCTAAAAATATGTGAATGCTTAGTTCAATTTTTCTAAGTGACTGAGAGCGAGTTGATAGTTAGCAAGATCTCCTTGCTGACGGAAAAGTTGTGCAGCTTTTTCTAAATCGTCGATCGCTTGGGGATTTTGTTGTAGCTCGAAGCGGACATTCGCGCGATTGTAGTAAGCAAAAGCGTCGTTAGGCTGAAGTTCGATCGCTTGAGTGTAGTCAGCGATCGCGCCAATTCGATCGCCAATCGCGCGACGGGCGTTGCCTCGGTTGTTATAAGCTTCGATATAATCGGGGATGAGTTGAAGCGCGGCGGTATAGTCAGCGATCGCGGCTCGAGTCTCTCCCATTTCGTAACGGGTAACGCCACGGTTATAATAAGCTTTAGCTAAGTCAGACTTACTGGGTTTGAGTTCGATAACTTTGGTATAGTCAGCGATCGCACCTTGATAATCTTTTCTTTCTGTCAAAGCAGCACCGCGACTCAGATAAGCTAACGCGAGATTCGGTGCTAACTCGATCGCCTTGGTATAATCATCGATGGCGCTTTGATAATTTTCTAAATTAAAATAGGCATTACCGCGATTGTAGTAAGCCGCCGTATAATTAGATTCGACACGAATGGCTTGAGTGTAATCGGCGATCGCCGCACGCTCATCGCCCATTTCAAAACGAGCATTACCCCGATTATTGTAAGCCGCCGCATAATCAGGTTTCAACTCCAAAGCTCGAGCGAAATCCGCGATCGCTGCTTGATTATCGCCTTGGCTAGAATAAACAGTACCTCGGTTATAGTAAACCCAAGGATGAGGTTTAATTTTAATTGCCTGAGTATAAGCAGAAATTGCTTCCTGGTTTCGCTTTAACTCTTGAAGTACCTCTCCGCGCAAAGCATGAAGTGCAAAGTCACCAGGACTAATCGCGATCGCTGCTTGAAAAGATTTTAAAGCTTCTTGATCGGCATTTAAACCAATTAAAGCCTGACCTTTACCACGCCAAGCAGGAGCAAACTCCTGTTTACTTTGAGCAATTGCTTGCTCAAAAGCAATTACTGCTTCTCGATAGCGTTTTTGAAACCTCAGAGTTAATCCCTTGGCATACCAAGCTTGATAAAGTTGAGGATTAAGAGCGATCGCGCGATCGAAAGCCAAAATTGCTTCATCATATTGTTCCAAGCGCCAAAGCTTATTACCATAATTCAACCAGGCGATCGCGTCTTGACTATCTTGCGGAACTTGCAGTTTATCTAACAAAGATTCATTAAGTCGGGTAATTTCCTGTCCTGTCAAGGTTGGTGGAAGTGAATTTTCTACTTCTAACCACTCTGAGTGAATTTCGATCTCATCTAACGAACTTAAAAAACTGCTCACGGGCACGCCGAGACTATAACCTAATTGAATTTGTCGTCCCCATCCAGCTTCGTTATTTCCAACTTCTCCTTCTGCTCGTCCGTGAATACCAATTACCCTTCCCAGAGTATCTAACACCGGACCGCCACTCATTCCCGGCTCGGTAATATTGCTATAAAGTAATTCGTAACCATAAGTAAGAGAAAAAGAATCCTGCGCTCGAATCGCTCCCCACTCATCACTAAAAAGCAAACCCGCCGTAAACAAACGATTTGGTTGGTTATTTTTTAACTTGGATGCGGGCCATCCAGAAAGATAAACAAAACTTGATTCCTCTTGGCGATCGTAGTTGGCGAGAGTAGCAACTTGATAAGGTTGTTCGCTCACAAACTCTAACACTGCTAAATCCAATCCTGGCAACCTTTTTAGCCGATCTTTTTTCACTGGATAGCACCTGCCATCAGGAGTCATAACTTGGTATTTTGAACCCGAGCGAACAACGTGTTCGGCAGTAAGAATATAGTAAGAGTTATTTTGGCGAGCAACAATTACACCCGATCCATTACTTTTATTACCTGAAATTAAGACAGTAATTTCTTGAGCAATATCATCAACTTTATCGGTAAGATGAGCAGGGGCAAATTCGGGAAGTAAAGGAGGAAGATCGTTTTCTGCTCGAGAAGCATTTTCCATTGCCTCAACTACAGTTTTAATCGGCAATCCCCAACTGAGGCGAATCATCTCCTCTCTTTGGTTTATTGAAGGTAACTCACCATTGGCAAATACATAAGGATTGCCCCAAAGTGGATAAGCCAGAATACCATTAAGCCCAATAACTTTGCCTTGACTATTAAGTATTGGTCCACCACTCATTCCTTTTTGGATTTCATTGCTATAGCCAATTTCATAGCCTCCTTGTAGAGCTTGCTCTGACAACCAAGATATTTTCCCGGTTGTCAAAACTAATTCCTGGCTATCGAAAGAAAAACCCGCCGCAACAATTGTTTGATTTGCTCCTATGGGCGAGGCTTGTCCCAGTTTTGCTATTGAATAATCTTCTTCGGCTTTAAATGTCAATAAACCAAAATCTTTGTCAGGAAAAGCGATCTCCTCCATCACTGTTGCTTGATGAAGTTTACCATCGGGTGTTTGAATGCGATAGTTTTGTCCTACTGCTAAGACATGAGCCGTAGTAATTACGGTGTAGACTCGATCGACTCGATTAACTATCAAACCCGAACCACCACTGCTTCCCGCGATTACTTTCACCGTAATTGCTCTAGCTAGCTCCCTTAACTCACTCAAAGACAGTTGGCTAGAAAATTCGAGCTGTTCGCATTGAGAAGTCAATATCTGCCGATTCAGTCTAATATTGTTGATTAGACTAATAACACCAATATAGGCAACGGCGATCGCTGCACCAGAGGCAAACAATACTATTCGGCTACGCTTCATCTTCGTCGTGCTAAAAAGTTTTAGGTAAGAGCGATCGCTACTACCATTTTGCTCATCATGAACAGATACATTCCTGTCTTCTTAACCGCGCCCTTTTGTCCGGAACTATTTCTCTGTTTCAAACATCTTCAGTGTTTACACCTAGTTATTGTTTGACAGCGATTCAGAGTATCTATCTTTCTCTACAAAATGATTAACAAGTTTTTGGCTAACTAGCGCTTTACTTGCTCGCCATTTTGAATCAGAAAATTTCCTCCCCAGAGAATTTTAACACTTTCTAGGCGGTCTCAAAAACCTCAATCGGTAGTTTTACCTAATTCGTTTCTTTGGGAGCAGTTTCGAGGAATTTGTGAAAATCGATATAAATTTGGCTTTCTCCGGAACTTTGTTTGAGGGGGTTTAAGCCAAATTTACCAATGTCAAACAGTCCTTGAATCACGCGGCTGGCACTTTCTCCTGGTTGTAGCGTAAATAATACCCCGTCACAAGGCCCACCATAGGCACTGGAGACGCAAATTACTTCTTGACGTTCGATAATTCCTGTGGTGATGTAATTAAGGATACCTAATTGGTAATACTTTTGGAAACGTTGAGAAACTTGATTGCATCTTTTCTGCGGATGATAACCTGAGGAACTAAAATATTCAGAAACCCAGCGAATTACTGCTGTTTTTCCCTGAGACGTACTAGCTAATGTTGTTGGTACACCGTCGCTCGAAGCACCACAAAAAAATGCAATATTTCTAGTTGGTTCAGTTTGACACCCAGTAACACTAAGTTCAAGAGCTGTTAATGTTAAAAACGCGATCGCGGATCTAAGCTTCATTGCGATGCCAACCTATCATCAAGCAATTGGATTTATTCTAGTTATAACATGACTCTAGAGCCTGTCCAGTAAGGATTGCTGTTAATTTATTTTCCTAGCGATCGCGAAATTATACTTATTTAATTTAAATAAAAGTAGGATAAGTCGTTTAACTTATCCTACTCAAGGAGATTAGCGCGGAGAAACTTTTAAACCTTTGCTTCTTCTTTAACTAACTTATCCCAACCTAAATCTTTCAAAGAATTATTGCGACGCAGGGGACGAGTTACTAGTTCGAGAATATCGCGAGCATTAGTAAAGCCATGAATTTGAGCAAAAGTAAATTCAACTGACCATTTAGTATTGATACCTCGTGCTTCTAAAGGATTAGCATGAGCCATTCCTGTAATTACTAAATCTGGCTGCATTTCATGGATACGCTGCAACTGATTATAGTTATCGGGTTTTTCGATAATTTTTGGTGTCGGAACGCCCATTTCTTGACAAGTTTTTTGCAGGAAATCTAACTCGGCTTTTTGATAGCGTTTGTCCATATAAGGAATGCCAATTTCTGGTACTGTCATTCCACAACGAACTAAGAAACGAGCCAAAGAAATTTCCAACAAATTATCGCCCATAAAGAAGACAGATTTGCCGCGAATTAGTTTGAGATAGTCTTCTAAACTTTCCCAAATTTTTGCTTCTCTTTCCTCTAATCCTGTGGTTTCTACACCAAATACCGAGCAAATTTTTTCAATCCAAGCGCGAGTTCCATCGGGACCAATTGGAAATGGTGCGCCGATTAATTTACACTTGCGGCGACGCATTAAACTAGTAGCAGTACGGCTGAGAAAGGGGTTAACACCAGCAACATAATAACCTTCTTGAAGTACGGGTAATTCTGTGTAACGTTTTGAAGGTAGCCAACCAGAAACTTGAATTCCTTGTTTCTTTAATTCGAGGGTAAGATTGGTAACAACTGGATCGGGTAAAGAACCAAATAATACTAAAGGTGGACGATCTTTGTCTTCAGATTCTTCTTTAGTTTCTGATTTTTTCTTACCAAAACTAAGCAGTTTTTTAATTGAGTTGCGTTCTTCTTTTTCTTCTTCGGTAGCGGCTTGAGTAGGACAACGTTGCGCCATTGCAGCAAGTACGGTATCTTCTCCTTGGGTGAAGGCATAGTCCAAGCCATTAGCACGTGCAACTACAATCGGAATACCAATTTCAGCTTCTAGTTTCGGAGCTAAGCCTTCTAAGTCCATTTTAATAATTTCGGTGGTACAAGTACCAATCCAAACGATTACGCTGGGATTGCGATCGCGTTTTATTTGCAAGCACAATCTTTTTAATTCTTCGTAATCATTTAACTGGGCAGAAATATCACCTTCTTCTAATTCCGCCATTGCGTAACGAGGTTCGGCGAAAATCATTACTCCCATTGCATTTTGGAGGAAATAGCCACAGGTTTTGGTTCCGATAACTAAGAAGAAGCTATCTTCAATCTTTTGATAGAGCCACGCTACACAGCTAATCGGACAAAATGTGTGGTAATTTCCTGTTTCGCATTCAAAATCTAGTGCTTGGGGTTCTTGGGCTACAGTCATTTATTGTTCTCCTCTCTTAGATTTCTTAAATATTCTAATTCTGGATCGCTAGATAAATCGTCAATTTCTTCTTGTGCAGTTTGGGCTTTTTCTGCCGCTCTTTTTTCCAGTTCTTTTTCTGGATCAAAATGTAGTCCTAATGCTTCTACGACGCGATCGCGATTGTCTGAAACTAGAAAAAAGTGAAATAAGATTTCTGTTACTTTCGGCTCTAACGCACTAACTGCTCCGATAATTAAGTAAGAGTCAGGGCGATAACCACCATCAGGCGTTCCTACAATCCATTTGTAATTTTTAGTTCGTCGGAACCAAGATCGATTAGCTTGATAATAATCCAACCATTTATCTTTTAAAGTTGGCTTTAGTTCCTCAAGCAATCCCATAGTGTTCTCTCAGTGAAAATTTCCAGCGAACAGATACTATTTTTAACTATTCGCTGAAAACTGCTAACTCGCTTACACCATCATTAAATCGAGTTCTTCTTCTGCTTTAGCGGGTTGACCTTGTGGCGGATTGAGGTAAAAATCAGATAGCAATGAGAACAATTCGCGATCGGGTGCATCATTAGGTACAACACCTTCTGGTAAGGCTAAAATTTGGTCAGCAATGTTGAGATAATACTGACAAACAGGTTCTAAAGTAGGATCTGTTTCTGCCATCTCAAAGATAGTTTTACCTTTGACGCGGGAAACGCGAATGTCTTCAATTAAAGGCAGAATTTCTAAAACTGGCATTGGTACTGCTTCGATGTATTTGTCGATTAAATCGCGCTTTGAGGTACGATTGCCAATCAAACCTGCTAAACGTAAGGGGTGAGTGCGTGCTTTTTCGCGAATTGAGGCGGCGATACGATTCGCAGCAAATAAAGCGTCAAAACCATTATCGGTGACGATCGTGCAGTAGTCGGAATAGTTGAGGGGTGCTGCAAAACCGCCGCAAACTACGTCACCGAGTACGTCAAACAAAATTACGTCGTATTCGTCAAAGGCGTTCAGTTCTTTGAGCAATTTTACTGTTTCGCCGACGACGTAACCGCCGCAACCTGCTCCTGCGGGCGGTCCACCTGCTTCGACGCAATCGACTCCTCCATAACCTTTATAAATTACGTCTTCGGGCCAAATGTCTTCGTAGTGGAAGTCTTTTTCTTGCAGGGTGTCAATAATTGTGGGAATGAGAAATCCTGTCAAGGTAAAGGTGCTGTCGTGTTTGGGGTCGCAACCGATTTGTAGCACTTTTTTGCCGCGCCTGGCGAGAGCAACTGAAATGTTGCAGCTTGTTGTTGATTTGCCGATTCCGCCTTTTCCGTATACTGATAGTTTCACGTTTGGTGTTCTCCTAGAT of Oscillatoria salina IIICB1 contains these proteins:
- a CDS encoding ATP-binding protein, with translation MLIKSIPEQRFQLLLNRQPRQNLHFQVQTEITELNRVLSWFEETTAPFLPEECLWQCKLALTEGFTNAVLHAHSDLPPTTAIDLEVTILTNYLEIRIYDWGKPFNLKAQLHTQKLDNSEPLMKEGGRGLIFMHEVMDKVKYIRMPNRRNCLILRKNLG
- a CDS encoding DUF3318 domain-containing protein gives rise to the protein MTSYATYSARAEMSELRRLKTLLPPELQSWVMVEATTEINPPLIRCEEIGRDEVEIQIDLAKWENLAIDQRNLVFWHEVARIQNDTIPREGWEMAALAIGLGGAVGELWVQDGLLLLLALALCGISGYRLWQKNNGERTLQEAIEADEKAIALATRFNYTLPNAYKSLGSALKTLIEQTPGRRQRKKYEARLQALRRSAAKAKAQMKAQKEGRTQS
- a CDS encoding 7-carboxy-7-deazaguanine synthase QueE, with amino-acid sequence MTELTEQKARLVELFSAIQGEGFNVGSRQIFIRFAVCDLRCHFCDSANTWSVPSTCRIEKTPGLRDFEIHSNPVKLLTLLNWVERQNLPRLHDSVSLTGGEPLLHARFLQEFLPKLKDVTQLSVYLETGGHRSQELSLVLPYLNSVGMDIKLPSVSGEEHWQSHRLFLQRCFDASVQVFVKLIISDRTNPDELIQAAELVAAVSPEIPVFLQPVTSLQVPLAAGAVLPPSPEQVLAWQKLMKNLLLSVRVVPQTHKYLAQL
- a CDS encoding COP23 domain-containing protein; this translates as MKLRSAIAFLTLTALELSVTGCQTEPTRNIAFFCGASSDGVPTTLASTSQGKTAVIRWVSEYFSSSGYHPQKRCNQVSQRFQKYYQLGILNYITTGIIERQEVICVSSAYGGPCDGVLFTLQPGESASRVIQGLFDIGKFGLNPLKQSSGESQIYIDFHKFLETAPKETN
- a CDS encoding sugar transferase, which encodes MISQTPEVDFPITFFEDTAVMELPHRIAVLEAVAFKKAFQHLLLLKDALPEQIVLDCNKTTFIDSSGIGALVSNLKLAREKEIKLILQNVHPPMMAVLSITGLDRTLTIKSPVQDPSASPKKLSEKHLPTTHPSVRSWVKRSIDIVGSIIGLAITGVLLIPIAIAIEIDSPGPLFFGQTRCGWMGKRFKIWKFRSMCVNAEAMKAKVKNQASGAIFKNENDPRVTRVGRFLRRTSLDELPQFWNVLKGEMSLVGTRPPTPNEVDIYEVPAWQRLDVKPGMTGEWQVNGRSQVKNFEDVIELDLRYQQNWSLMYDFKLIAKTILILFRKNSGAY
- a CDS encoding tetratricopeptide repeat protein, which encodes MKRSRIVLFASGAAIAVAYIGVISLINNIRLNRQILTSQCEQLEFSSQLSLSELRELARAITVKVIAGSSGGSGLIVNRVDRVYTVITTAHVLAVGQNYRIQTPDGKLHQATVMEEIAFPDKDFGLLTFKAEEDYSIAKLGQASPIGANQTIVAAGFSFDSQELVLTTGKISWLSEQALQGGYEIGYSNEIQKGMSGGPILNSQGKVIGLNGILAYPLWGNPYVFANGELPSINQREEMIRLSWGLPIKTVVEAMENASRAENDLPPLLPEFAPAHLTDKVDDIAQEITVLISGNKSNGSGVIVARQNNSYYILTAEHVVRSGSKYQVMTPDGRCYPVKKDRLKRLPGLDLAVLEFVSEQPYQVATLANYDRQEESSFVYLSGWPASKLKNNQPNRLFTAGLLFSDEWGAIRAQDSFSLTYGYELLYSNITEPGMSGGPVLDTLGRVIGIHGRAEGEVGNNEAGWGRQIQLGYSLGVPVSSFLSSLDEIEIHSEWLEVENSLPPTLTGQEITRLNESLLDKLQVPQDSQDAIAWLNYGNKLWRLEQYDEAILAFDRAIALNPQLYQAWYAKGLTLRFQKRYREAVIAFEQAIAQSKQEFAPAWRGKGQALIGLNADQEALKSFQAAIAISPGDFALHALRGEVLQELKRNQEAISAYTQAIKIKPHPWVYYNRGTVYSSQGDNQAAIADFARALELKPDYAAAYNNRGNARFEMGDERAAIADYTQAIRVESNYTAAYYNRGNAYFNLENYQSAIDDYTKAIELAPNLALAYLSRGAALTERKDYQGAIADYTKVIELKPSKSDLAKAYYNRGVTRYEMGETRAAIADYTAALQLIPDYIEAYNNRGNARRAIGDRIGAIADYTQAIELQPNDAFAYYNRANVRFELQQNPQAIDDLEKAAQLFRQQGDLANYQLALSHLEKLN
- a CDS encoding glycosyltransferase family 4 protein — translated: MRILIYSYNYYPEPIGIAPLMTELAEGLVKRGHQVRVVTAMPWYPNSEIYDEYKGKLYLTEQLNGVKVQRCYVRASPQRNFRNRALFEISFVILSFIQALFGPRPDVILLTVPGLPVGVPAAVLGWLYQVPVVLNLQDILPDAAVHVGLLTNKKLIRIFEGLEKFAYRIATKISVISEGFVDNLLMKKVPAEKITLIPNWVNVNFIKPLPEENNTFRQEHYLEGKFVIMYSGNIALTQGLETVIEAASQLRDLEKIEFVIVGEEKALARLERRCKRCGADNVLLLPFQPRPRLPEMLAAADIGLVVQKRNVIAFNMPSKIQVLLASGRAIIASVPATGTAAKAIKASGGGIVVPPEDPQALANAIKELYFNPEKVAQLGKQSREHAIANYSFESALERYEQLFLAVTQG